In Nitrospirota bacterium, the genomic stretch CATCACATACAAGGTGATATCCGCCTAAGCCTTTTATGGCAATAATGTTGCCTTCTTTTATAAGTTCAACGCATTTATTAACGGCATCATCTTTCTGATACTCAAATCCCCCCATCCCCCCCTTTTCTAAAGTGGGGTTTATTAAAGTAACGGAAGGCCCGCAGACAGGACAGGCGTCAGGCTGGGCATGAAACATCCTGTCTTAAGGATCGCTGTATTCCCTTTTACAATCAGCGCACATCCTGAAATCCTTCATGGATATATTCTTCCTGTCATAAGGAATATCTTCTATGATGGTAAAACGCGGGCCGCAGTTAGTGCAGTTGGTGAAGGGGTAAATAAACCTTCTGTTGCCTGTATCAGAAATATCTTCCAGGCATTCATCGCAAGCCGCGATGTCAGGCAGGAGAGAGACTTTTATATCACCTGTATCATTGCTTTCTTCAATTACAAAATCTTTAAATCCCTTATCATGCAGAAAAGAGTGCCTTAGGCTGAATATCTTAGAGAGTACCGGTTTCTCTTCCTCAATGCGGATAAGAAATTGTGTGAGCAGAGGCTCCTTGCCTTCAACCTCGACAGCAACTCCGCCTGCGTCATTGAAAACATAACCCTTCAGCCCCATCTCTTGTGCAAGCCTGAAGATGAACGGCCTGAAGCCGACGCCCTGCACAACACCTGTTATATTGATCTTCAGTCTCATAAAACTTGCTCCACGCAATATATTATATAATTACCAATGACAATTTATGAGAGAGGGTTAACCGGCAGATGAGACTCATACTTTATTACGCGCCGTCATTCTGGTTTAAGACACATAAAAAGATACTTGACGATGTCCCTGACCATGAAATGGAAGAGACTGTCGAGAACGCGGTGGTCGTCTTT encodes the following:
- a CDS encoding acylphosphatase, with the protein product MRLKINITGVVQGVGFRPFIFRLAQEMGLKGYVFNDAGGVAVEVEGKEPLLTQFLIRIEEEKPVLSKIFSLRHSFLHDKGFKDFVIEESNDTGDIKVSLLPDIAACDECLEDISDTGNRRFIYPFTNCTNCGPRFTIIEDIPYDRKNISMKDFRMCADCKREYSDP